A stretch of Xenopus laevis strain J_2021 chromosome 8S, Xenopus_laevis_v10.1, whole genome shotgun sequence DNA encodes these proteins:
- the cav3.2.S gene encoding caveolin 3, gene 2 S homeolog, translating to MAQIQQPEPAKQDKSNTEALTKEIDLVQRDPKKINQEVVQVDFEDVIAEPDGTHSFDGVWKASSSTFTVTKYWCYRVLSAIFGLPLALLWGFLFACLSFCQIWAVVPCVKSYLMEVQCLGQFYALCVRTFCDPIFEAMGKVLGGIRVALRKEA from the exons ATGGCACAAATCCAACAACCAGAACCAGCAAAGCAGGACAAATCAAACACGGAGGCATTAACTAAAGAGATAGACCTGGTGCAAAGGGACCCCAAGAAGATCAACCAGGAGGTGGTACAA GTGGACTTTGAAGATGTGATTGCAGAGCCGGATGGCACTCACAGTTTTGATGGAGTGTGGAAGGCCAGCAGCTCTACCTTCACCGTGACCAAATACTGGTGCTACAGAGTGCTCTCTGCTATCTTTGGACTGCCTTTGGCACTGCTCTGGGGCTTTCTCTTCGCTTGCTTGTCTTTCTGCCAAATCTGGGCTGTGGTCCCTTGTGTTAAGAGCTATCTAATGGAAGTGCAATGCCTTGGACAGTTCTATGCCCTCTGTGTTCGCACCTTCTGTGACCCAATATTTGAGGCCATGGGAAAGGTTCTGGGTGGAATACGTGTAGCACTCAGAAAAGAAGCGTAA